The nucleotide window AGCGCAGATTCCGGAAGGGGGTTTTGATGATAAAACTTTCAACACATTAACAACTAATGCCAACACGAATATTGAATGTAAAGAGGAAGAGTTTATTGTAGCACCGCCGCCACCTACTTGGCAAAATGACACAGCTGAAACCAAGCTTGATATGGAAGACAGAAAGGAAGACATAGATAAGATAAAACTTCTTGATAAAAACGCTAATAACTGTTATCAAAATTACCTGCAGCGTTATCAATATTTTACTAATAAGGGCAAATTAAAAAgtcgagacaaaaaaaaattacgtagATGTGAAAGAAAGATTCGTAATTTCGAAATACGTCATGGTATCAGAAAAGAAATAGACGACGAAATGAATACGCCACAACAAAACGAAGGCTTTCAACTGTCAGTTAACTATTTTGATACAGATGACGACAACCTTTCTAGAGATAGCATGGCAGACAATCCATTCAGACGAGATTTTCCTCAAACTTCCAGGTCAAGCTATGACCATGAGTTTGAAGGCCTAAATAACCAGCAGCCGGAGGAGGAGGAATGTTTTACTGGACGGCATATATCATCTAAAACCAAATCCAATTACAAGCGAGCTCTTCGCTTTTTGCGTAATCTGACTGAATTCACGGATTTAACGTATAAACaacaaaagtacaaaaataaatatctgAAAATGATTAAAAGATATGAACAAATTTTGGGTATAAACAATGAAATGTTGGATTACCCAGAAACACAAACTTCAAACGATTTCAGGGGACAGTATAGTGGCTGGAATTACCACGATTGGGATGAAGAAAACTACAATGAAATGGAAAGAGATGGAGCAGAATTTCCGGAACTTGAACAAATGTCGGGATTTACACAAAATTCCAGTTCATGGAACTATGGTGAGCCGGAAGCAGCAGGTTACAATGAAATGAGAAGAGACTATACAACAATAAGGCAAAGAATTGAATGTACTTCAACTGCAAGGAATAACTTTGAGCCTGAATTGGAACAAAACTTTACCTCAAATAGACATAGAACAGCATATCCTTCTACTGAACAAATGTCACAACGATTTTCAACTGAGAGGAGTAACTTTGAGCCTAAATTGGAAACAATATCTGATAACTTCACCTCAAATAAACATGGAGCAGTATATCCAGCAACTGCAAGGAGTAAGATTAAGACGGAAATTGAACAAATGCCCCATAAAATGCCAAATAGTTCCTGGAACCATGAAGCAGCAGGCAATGAAATGAGAGCAAACCATTCCACCTCAAATAGACCAAGATCCGATTTTACTTCAACTGCAAGCAATAGTTTGATGTCCAACAAAATGTCAAATAGTTCCTGGAACTATGAAACAGCAGGCAATGAAATGAGAGGAAACCATTCCACCTCAAATAGACCAAGATCCGATTTTTCTTCAACTGCAAGCAATAGTTTGATGCCCCCTAAAATACCTAATACTTCCTGGAACTATGAAGCAGCAGGCAATGAAATGAGAGCTAACCAGTCCACCTCAAATATACCACGAGCAGAATTTTCTTCAAGCCACAGGTTTGAAAATGAGCCGAGACAAATACAAACATTGGTGACCAACAAAATGCCAAATAGTTCCTGGAACTATGGCCATCCGGAAGTCGAAAGTTACAATAAAACGAGCGGCAATTCAGGCCAAAGATCAGTATGGCCCCAAACTATAACAAGTCAATTTCATTCTGATGTTTCGAACCAAAATATAATGCGAAATAGTTCTTTAGTTGAGTGCGCTGCAGCTGGCCGATCACCATTGAATATCGATTTAAAAACTAAAGCAAACACTTTGGGGGAATCTAAAAAAACCATgttggaaaaacaaatttatgattttcttaaTAACATAGGAGATGAAGAGGACCCAGAAGAGCTTTCCTACACTTCGGTGAAACCTTCGGTTGCAGCAGAACTTAAACGTAAGTCAGATAGTTCAAGAAAAAGTCCCGCCGATCGCTTTGATATTTGTCAGCCCAATAATGAAGACAAGCCAACAACTTCAAGCAGGAGGTGTGATCCTAGAAAAACCTTGACTTCATATCCTGTTACTGAAGAACTAAAACCTAAGTCGGATAGTTCAAGAAAAAGTCCCGCCAATCGCTTTGAagacaaaacaacaacattaagcAGAAGCTCGGATACCAGAAAAACATCACATTCATTCACTTCGGCGAAAACTCCGGTTGCAGCAGAACTAAAACGTAAGTCAGATAGTTCAAGAAAAAGTTCCGCCGATCGCTTTGATATTTGTCAGCCCAATAATGAAGACAAGCCAACAGCTTCAAGCAGGAGGTGTGATCCTAGAAAAACCTTAACTTCATATCCTATAACTGAAGAACTAAAACCTAAGTCTGACAGTTCAACAAAAAGTCCCGCCAATCGCTTTgaagacaaaacaaaaactttaagcAGAAGCTCGGATCCTAGAAAAACATCACATGCATACACTTCCATGAGAATTCCGGTTACAGCAGAACTAAAACGTAAGGCCGACAGCTCAAAAACAAGTTCAAAAACCCCTCATG belongs to Calliphora vicina chromosome 4, idCalVici1.1, whole genome shotgun sequence and includes:
- the LOC135958912 gene encoding uncharacterized protein LOC135958912, encoding MEQNNLKTNTQTTNQNNANEQRPGRSKRRKSYGDIIKSRYAKACFILAKIENNSRNGTPHENDESDRQKFQLVVDECLKYQESKAEVKKEVNEAPKEMKKETTEIIRDEVSMAPNKEYVPKDKKNKKPTKVITDELCMALANESNGQLKPVVAEWPMIENEMSNILYKYLLHNKSCPIPRYDSGEIYRGFFLIQCKDTFSKDFLSNCVTKVRDAFKGFSLTLIPAAQIPEGGFDDKTFNTLTTNANTNIECKEEEFIVAPPPPTWQNDTAETKLDMEDRKEDIDKIKLLDKNANNCYQNYLQRYQYFTNKGKLKSRDKKKLRRCERKIRNFEIRHGIRKEIDDEMNTPQQNEGFQLSVNYFDTDDDNLSRDSMADNPFRRDFPQTSRSSYDHEFEGLNNQQPEEEECFTGRHISSKTKSNYKRALRFLRNLTEFTDLTYKQQKYKNKYLKMIKRYEQILGINNEMLDYPETQTSNDFRGQYSGWNYHDWDEENYNEMERDGAEFPELEQMSGFTQNSSSWNYGEPEAAGYNEMRRDYTTIRQRIECTSTARNNFEPELEQNFTSNRHRTAYPSTEQMSQRFSTERSNFEPKLETISDNFTSNKHGAVYPATARSKIKTEIEQMPHKMPNSSWNHEAAGNEMRANHSTSNRPRSDFTSTASNSLMSNKMSNSSWNYETAGNEMRGNHSTSNRPRSDFSSTASNSLMPPKIPNTSWNYEAAGNEMRANQSTSNIPRAEFSSSHRFENEPRQIQTLVTNKMPNSSWNYGHPEVESYNKTSGNSGQRSVWPQTITSQFHSDVSNQNIMRNSSLVECAAAGRSPLNIDLKTKANTLGESKKTMLEKQIYDFLNNIGDEEDPEELSYTSVKPSVAAELKRKSDSSRKSPADRFDICQPNNEDKPTTSSRRCDPRKTLTSYPVTEELKPKSDSSRKSPANRFEDKTTTLSRSSDTRKTSHSFTSAKTPVAAELKRKSDSSRKSSADRFDICQPNNEDKPTASSRRCDPRKTLTSYPITEELKPKSDSSTKSPANRFEDKTKTLSRSSDPRKTSHAYTSMRIPVTAELKRKADSSKTSSKTPHAMEVISLSDDSDCEQDRARQEYYKALGYLRKLESLDPHTLSEQETRFQETSRFMVRQFENQFGLKANKSMTSTAHVSNEEVSMASREKRSRRSFPTNSDMVPTTQKPGEHSRSWTFENTKSYPQTSSSSWQNSNEMYTKNPRGDMPESPRSTIDNDTYPTITNNPDLQIAIIDRNEKDFKIPKISWSKIEQELLQALVHEVERTNNTNIAMFDGMHWKYGIKIVQCENMESLNFIKRFIIKLSLKSTGAQYDVIPVKELPRRSIVKVSIPPPNLDDNAIFKILKAQNHTLYTLDWTLINSREMSNKNGKNLYISISSTSLRRLRQIKGEIRYGINRLQVELPQEDDEASGGNFE